The window TGGAAAAAATGAAAGCTCAAATTGACACAGTTCTAGCTGTTTTAAAAACTTTTCAAGTCTTTCCGATTGATCAAGTTGAAGGCTCTTTGGAAGATGTGATTCGGGCGATTTGTATGGTAATTTTTCAGGATGAACAGGATTTACATGTAGAAGTATTGGTGCGTTTCTTGATGGAACGAGAAACATGGGGTGGATTTGGCATTCCGGAGACTAGGTTAGCCTTGTTCCATGTGCGTAATGAATATGTTCACCACCCATTATTTCAAGTCTTCCCATTAAAACGCCCAATGTTCGTACCTTCAATGGATGGCGGTGAGGTAGAAGTTTCGACTTTGCTCGTTTTGTTAGCACCAGAAAAATTATCAGCCTATAACTTAGAAGTTTTAAGTTATATTAGCGCTATGATTATTGACAGTGATGAAACTATTGCAACTTTTGAGTCAGGAGATAGCAGTAAAATTACCCCGTTAGTCATTCAAAAATTGTACCAATTAATGAATCAATAAAAGTTAAAAGTAATGGAGGAAATAATATTATGTTAGAACTAAACCAGCAAGATATACGATTAAATCAAACCTTTGCATCTAAAGAAGCAGCTATTCAAACAGCGGGGGAGTTATTAGTTGAAAGAGAGTATGTGTTTCCTGAGTATATTCAAAAGATGGTGGAGCGTGACGCTTTAACCTCAACCTATATTGGCAATATGGTAGCGATTCCTCATGGTACGGAAGGGTCGGGTGATTTAATCAAGCAATCTGGTGTTGTCGTTATTCAAGTTCCAGAGGGTGTTTTATTTGATGGCAATGAGGTTCAACTAATCATTGGAATCGCTGGTGCAGAAGGGGAACATTTGGATTTACTTTCAACGATTGCAATTGTTTGCTCAGAGGAAGAGAATGTTGCTGAACTAGTTAAGGCAGAAACGAAAGAGCAGATTCAAGATATTTTTAGTCAGGGGGAATTTGTATGAAAGCAGTTCATTTTGGAGCGGGAAATATCGGACGTGGCTTTATTGGCGTACTGTTATCGGAGGCAGGTTATGAGATTTGTTTTGTAGATGTTGTCAGTGAAGTCGTGGATGCGCTTAATGAAAAACGTGAATATGAAGTGATTTTGGCAAATGATACTCAAGACAGAATTCTTGTAAGGAATGTATGTGGAGTCAATAGTGGAACAGATATGCCACAAGTCTTAGCGGAAATTAGCCGTACCAATCTAATTACAATGGCAGTGGGACCAACCATTTTACCGTTGATTGCGAAGACGTTGGCTGCGGGTATTACAAAACGGATGGCAGTTAATCAAGAGCCACTACTAATTATGGCCTGTGAGAATATGATTGATGGCACGACTTATTTAAAACAGGAAGTGTATGAGTTGTTAACGGAGGAAGAGCGGATTTATGCAGATGCGACCTTGTCTTTTGCTGATACAGCTGTTGATCGCATTGTACCTAATCAATCTCACCCAGATCCTTTAACAGTCTTAGTGGAACCTTTCTATGAATGGATTGTGTCAACAAAAGGTGTAACAGCACCATTACCTGAGATTCCAGGAATCACCTATGTAACAGATTTAAAACCATATATTGAGCGTAAATTATTTACCGTCAATACAGGACATGCGATTACTGCTTATCTTGGTCATTTGCGTCAAATCGACTCTATTGATGAGGCAATTCAAGATGAGAAAATTTTATTTGCGGTACGCAGTGCTTTGGAAGAAACTGGTGCGCTATTAGAAAAGAAATTTGGTTTTTCGCATAAGGAACATCAAGCGTATATTGATAAAATTATTGAACGTTTTAAAAATCCACATATTTCTGACTATGTTTCCCGAGTTGGACGTTCGCCATTACGGAAATTAGGTCCAAATGATCGCTTTGTTCAGCCTGCAAGACAGTTTGTCGAGGCCTTTAATGAAACACCTAAAGCTTTAGCAGAAGCCATAGCAGCGGCCTTGTTGTTTAATCAGCCCGAGGATGCGGAGGCTTTAGCTTTGCAACGAGATATTGAGCTTAATGGTGTTGAAGAAGCAATCGTTGGTGTAACTGGAATTCAGAACTTTTCTAAATTATTTGATCGAGTGAAGGCATCTTATCTGGAGCTGGCCCATTAAAAAGCATGATCTCATGTAAAATAGAGTCTAAAACAAAGCTATTATCTAGTTTTGTTTTGGACTCATTTTTTTAAATAATTGCCAACAATACATCTAAAACTAAAATAAGATTGGAATTGAAGGAATTTTCTAAGCTAATCGGGGTCTCGGTAGCAATCATAAATCCAATTGTATAGGGTGACTCTTTAGCGATAGCTGAAGAAAATCCGACTATCGGAATTTTTTTAGTCTGAGCATGGTGTAATTTTTCAGTTAGCTCGGTATCAGCAGGATGTTCTGCTAGAACGAGAAGCAAGCCCATTTCTTCGATTTTGTTGTTAAAACTTAACGATGTTTCCTGAGCCGGAAGAACCGTTGCGTGAAAACCTTTTTCTTGTAACTTTAACTGCAAATAATGAGCTAAAATCGTTGAACTGGCATTTTCAGCTGTAATCAAGATGCCCAAACTGGTTGTAAGAAGTTGTTGGAAAGCTAACATGTCCATCGCATCCATGTCGAGTAAAGTTTTCTGATAATTGACGAGATAGTCTTGATAGCGTGTTGTAAAATCAAGATCCACTTGTTCCATCGCAATTGTTGGATGTTGCTTTAAATGTTCAAGGCGCAAATGAGTAGCAAATTCAGTATAGCCACTAAAACCAAGTTTTTTACAAAGTCGAATGATAGTTGCTGTTGAAGTAGCCAGCTCTTTTGCTGTGTATCGAATGCTGCTCATCGTTTCATTTTGGCTATCTTTGATTAAAAATGCTAGAATGTCATGTTCAATGTCGCTTAAATTTTTCCCTTTTGAGTAATCAAAATAATGGGGTTGAGTCAAGATGATTGACCTCCTAAATGTGCTTATTAGAATTTTACTATAGCATAAAACTTGGAGATAATCTTATTATAAATACAACAAAGATAGGTGTTGCGCACATTATATAAGTGAATTAGTGAAAAAAGGAGAGAGCAATCAAGGCTTTAGCGGTGATATCTAGATTTGAGTACTACATATATACAGCCAATCAAAAGATGAAGAAGTTCAGTGAAGGATTGCTGAATTATTATTTGGCGATTCATTCACTATTAGCACGAATGTATTCATAAAAATGACCGATGATGCTCATTAGATTGTCCAATGTGAGGCTCTAGACAGCCTATCAAGTAGAAAAAATCTCATTTATTTAATTTTGTTGAAGCCTTCAGTGATTTAGATGGATTTGTGCATACGTATACGGTTAGTCCTCTTATAATGCGTACCTAGCTTTATTTCTGCAGGAATCCATAGAGCCATTAACGATTATCCTGATAAATAAGTGTCACAACTTCATGCCAAAATTACTTCGGCAAACTTACTTTATTGGCGGGTGATCACACTATCAAAAAACAGAAACAGCTAGGAACGGATGGCTGTTTAATGTATGCGGAAGAAACTTTATTTCGCTTAGAAGAATAGTTGGAATGTTAGGTGATTTATTTTTGTTGTTGTTTTAAATAACATCGATATAATAAAGCTTACATTCTATACTTGTAGGCTTTTGTTTGTTTATTTAGAATCTATTTTGTTAAAAAGACGTATTACACGGAAAAATAAAAATTGATATATGATAAAAATCTAATTAGTATAATAATGTAACGTAAATTATATTAAGGAGTGAATGGAATGAAAAAAATGAAGTCTAAGTTAATTTTTATGTTGATTTTATGTTTGTCAGTACTGATTGGATTTGCTAAACCAGTAGATGCAGCTATCAGTGACCCAGCAATCTATAGTATTGTTGGGACAGTATTTACAGATACAAATGAAAATGGTGTTTATGAATTGCCGTTGTTGGAAGTGCCACAAACCAATAAGCAAGTGGCTTTGTATCGAAGTTTGGCTGATGCAGAAGCGAATGTAAATCCTGTTAAATCAGTAAAAACCAATGGAATTGGTGCCTATAATTTTTCTCGATTGACAGTAGGTACTTATTTTATCAAGTATGGTATTGAAGATAAGACTAGACCAATTGTTCAAAAGAAAACAGCCTTAAATCCTAATGGTGAACCTGTGAACGGAGTAGTTCAGGTAGAGATTACAGCCGGAAATTTAGTTAATATTACTGATTTAGCAACTAAGAAAATTATTAATTTAACTATGACCGTTTTTGAAGATTTGAACATGAACGGTGTGATGGATTCAAGTGAAACAATCTTGGATGGTAAAACGCTGATTTTTATTGATTTAATTAAGACTAAAGCAATGCTAGATTCAGGTGATTTGGGAAAAATCGACTTAGTAATGGCAGTTCTGAATGCAGTAGGAGGAAGCATTGACGTTGGAAATGGTGCAATGGCATTTAGAACAACAGCTAATGGGAAAGTTCTTGATATGCCAGATATTGATGCAGGAATGTATGTCATGATTCGTTCGCCATTTAATCTAACGCTTAATGATTTGATGGGAAATGTTTCTAAAATCCAAGTTATTCTTGATATTGTTGAAGGCAAAGATATGACTGAAATTATAAATCATCCAGAATTAATCAGTACAGGCGATATTACAACTACCTATGACAATGATTATTTGAAAAAAGTAGTAAGTTTTCTACCAAAAGCAATTAATACGATAGATAGCTTAGATACTGGTAAATATTTAGGAACCGATGTTGGCACGAATGTCGATAAAATTTTAGGAGACGCCAGAGGGATTGTGAAGATTTTAAACAATATTCCAGCAATGCGGTTTGCTAAAGTCGATATATTCGGAAATAGTTATGATTTAACAGGCTTCAAAGTAGTGAAAACGACTGATTTTCGCTTTGGTGTTCGGAGTTTAGCTTCAATTTCAGGAACAGTTTTTAATGATATTAATGGAAATGGTACACAAAATTCACTTGAATTATCCAAATCAATTTCGTTAACAGCTTACAATGAACAAGGTGAGGTTTTAAGAACAATTACAACACCAGAAGCTTTAGGCGGGTATAAAATTGATCAACTACCTTATGATACAACGATTTATTTAGTGGCAGGTGGTGAAAATCCAATTAGTCCAAGATACGAAGGAGAAGTTCCATCAATTTTTGACCCAAATCGAGTAGTTGGTGTTTATAATTTTGCTAGTGCAGATCCTAATTCAACTGTAAAACAAACTATTGGATTATCAATCTTTAGCCAACCGGGGATGGTTGTAAAATCGCAAAATGCAGCCAATCAAACAGCGGTAGTTACATTTAGTAATAAAAACTCTGGAAAATTAAATGTAAACTATAGCCTTAATGGTGGAGAAATCCAAACCACAACGGTGAATGCTAAAAATATATTTGGTGGAGATGCTAAAAAGGATGTCACTTTAACAAATCTACAATCGGGTACAAATAGTTTGAAAGTTTACTGGACAGCGGGACCTTACAAAGGGAAAGTTATTGAATTTTTTATTGAAGGGCCTTAATTAAACAGTGTAATAACGAGAAATCCTTATCTTGTCTAAAGTTGTTCTAACTTTAGCAAGAATAAGGGTTTTTTACGATGAAGTAGCTAGTTAAAAATAAAATATTTAAGTAGCATAAACAGATTAAGTATTAGATAATAGAGGTAGGTTTAAAATAAACTATGTTTTGGAGGTAGGAATGTGAAAACTGAAAAAGAGAAAATGATTGCTGGTGAATTCTATCGACCGGAAGATGCTGAATTAAGAGCAGGTCGTGAGGCGTCACGCAAAGTGATTAATCAATTCAATCAATCCGAAGATAAAAAGGAACGCTCAGAATTATTACAGCAATTTTTTGGAAAATTTAGTGGGGATAGTTTTATTGAACCAAATCTTAGAGCAGATTATGGTTATAATATTTACACAGGTAAGAATTTCTATGCGAATTTTGATTGTACGTTTTTAGATACATGTCCGATTACAATTGGTGATAACGTTATGTTTGCACCAGGTGTTCAACTTTATACAGCTACACATCCCCTTGATCCAGATGAACGAAACAGCGGTTTAGAATTCGGAAAGCCAATTACGATTGGCAATAATGTTTGGATTGGTGGCTCAGCAATTGTTATTCCAGGCGTAACTTTAGGAGATAATGTTGTGGTTGGGGCAGGATCAGTTGTAACAAAATCATTTCCAGCTAATTCAGTAATTGCTGGGAATCCCGCAAAATTAATTAAAACAATTGAAAGCTAAAATAGACTAAATAATAGGAGTGAGTATACAATGAGAATTGAACATGTAGCGATTTGGGTAAAAGATATTGAAAAAATGCGTCAATTTTATCAAACATATTTTAATGCATCCGTAAATGATTTGTACCATAATCCAATAAAGAAATTTAACTCTTATTTTTTAACATTTACGGATGGGGCACGGCTGGAAATTATGGAAAGAGCAGATATTCAAACGGGACATCCAGGAGACTCTTTAGGTTGGGCACATATCGCTTTTTCAGTGGGATCAAAAGAAAAGGTTGAAGAATTGACGACTAGATTAGTACAGGATGGCTATGCTTGTACTAATGGTCCACGAATAACTGGGGATGGATACTATGAAAGTGTAGTTGAAGATCCAGAAAAGAATTTAATTGAAATTACTGAGTAAGTATTGAGCAGTATAGGGGGAATGATTATGTTAGAAAAGCAAAGACAAGAGATAGATCAATTAGATCGAGAATTAGTAGCGCTATTTGAAAAAAGAATGGCAGTTGTAACTGAAATCGGGGAAATAAAAAAATCACAGAATTTACCAATATTTGATGAAGCGCGTGAAGATGCTGTTATTCAACGAGCAAAAAAACGCCTAATTAATTCCGAATATGCTCCATATATTGATGAATTTTTTACAGATTTGATGAAGACAACTAAGAAATTCCAACAAAATTTAATGAAATAAAAAAACGAGGCGTTTACTATACGTCTCGTTTTTTTCGTTTTTTAACTTCCACAGAGGTTTTAGTTGGTAAACTATTGCCACTAGTTCTTTTTTGCTTTTTTCTTTTAGCTCGTTTTTGTTGTAAAATTAATTTTTGCTTTAGTTGTTCATTTTCTTCTTTTGTCTCAATATAAGAAAAATAGACTAAAGAAATTAAATAAATGACACATAAATAGAGATAAGTAATAATCAAAGTATTTTTGCTAAAACTTGTAAAATAAGAAAAAATCGCAATGATGGTAATGATTAAGACTTGGTATTTGCTAGGCAAATACATTTGATCTCTTTTCCCCCAAAGTTCTTTAAGAAGTTTTAAAAGCTGTTCCCAAAATGTTGGAGGTTTCACTTTGTTTGGTCTTTTTTTTGTTTTATTTTTATTTGTAAGGGGCTCTTTCCTATGTTTCTTTTTTACTGAAGTTTTTTGACTAGGAGTAGAGGGACGGTTTCTTTTCTTGTTATTTGCAAAGAGAAAAATAACAGAATCAGGACTAAGTACAAAACTATTGATAATTAGTACCCCAAATGCGACTATAATGGTATAATAGAATACAATAGTATAAATAGTGAAAAAGTAGTTAGGTTGTATAATAGTTAATTCTCCCTTCAGTAAAGATTTTAAGCACCCATTTGATGTGTTTTAGAATAAAATTACTAGTTCCATTTTACCATAATATACTAAACTTATGGTGAATTTAAGGGAAATATAAAGATTATAGACAGATTTATTGTGAATGATTTGGCAGATGAAGTATTGAATTAAAAAATATTGGAGGAATGAAGATGTTACCATTCGCCTGGTTCAAGAAAAAAGATAAGTATGAAGAGTACGATGATGAATATGAGGAGTATGAAGACGAAGAATACGAAGATGAAGAATATGATGAAGAGTATGATGATGATGAATACGAAGATGAAGAATTAGAGCCAGAAGAGGATACTAGTAAATATGATTACGAAGCAATTGCTGGTAATTTTGAAAAAGAAAATGCTCGTCTATTTAAAGATAATGAACGTGTTAAACGTAAATTAGCCATGGCTGAAGAAGAATTGAAAATGATTGGTCTTGAAAAAAATCAATTACAAGAGAAGTTTGAAAATGTAG is drawn from Carnobacterium gallinarum DSM 4847 and contains these coding sequences:
- a CDS encoding MurR/RpiR family transcriptional regulator gives rise to the protein MTQPHYFDYSKGKNLSDIEHDILAFLIKDSQNETMSSIRYTAKELATSTATIIRLCKKLGFSGYTEFATHLRLEHLKQHPTIAMEQVDLDFTTRYQDYLVNYQKTLLDMDAMDMLAFQQLLTTSLGILITAENASSTILAHYLQLKLQEKGFHATVLPAQETSLSFNNKIEEMGLLLVLAEHPADTELTEKLHHAQTKKIPIVGFSSAIAKESPYTIGFMIATETPISLENSFNSNLILVLDVLLAII
- a CDS encoding PTS sugar transporter subunit IIA: MLELNQQDIRLNQTFASKEAAIQTAGELLVEREYVFPEYIQKMVERDALTSTYIGNMVAIPHGTEGSGDLIKQSGVVVIQVPEGVLFDGNEVQLIIGIAGAEGEHLDLLSTIAIVCSEEENVAELVKAETKEQIQDIFSQGEFV
- a CDS encoding chorismate mutase, whose product is MLEKQRQEIDQLDRELVALFEKRMAVVTEIGEIKKSQNLPIFDEAREDAVIQRAKKRLINSEYAPYIDEFFTDLMKTTKKFQQNLMK
- a CDS encoding mannitol-1-phosphate 5-dehydrogenase; the protein is MKAVHFGAGNIGRGFIGVLLSEAGYEICFVDVVSEVVDALNEKREYEVILANDTQDRILVRNVCGVNSGTDMPQVLAEISRTNLITMAVGPTILPLIAKTLAAGITKRMAVNQEPLLIMACENMIDGTTYLKQEVYELLTEEERIYADATLSFADTAVDRIVPNQSHPDPLTVLVEPFYEWIVSTKGVTAPLPEIPGITYVTDLKPYIERKLFTVNTGHAITAYLGHLRQIDSIDEAIQDEKILFAVRSALEETGALLEKKFGFSHKEHQAYIDKIIERFKNPHISDYVSRVGRSPLRKLGPNDRFVQPARQFVEAFNETPKALAEAIAAALLFNQPEDAEALALQRDIELNGVEEAIVGVTGIQNFSKLFDRVKASYLELAH
- a CDS encoding VOC family protein → MRIEHVAIWVKDIEKMRQFYQTYFNASVNDLYHNPIKKFNSYFLTFTDGARLEIMERADIQTGHPGDSLGWAHIAFSVGSKEKVEELTTRLVQDGYACTNGPRITGDGYYESVVEDPEKNLIEITE